AAAAAGAGATTCGAGAAAGGGCTTACTTGTTTATAACGATGCAAAGAGCACTAATTGGGAGGCCACTTTCACTGCTCTTAAGGCCTTCGCCTTTTCTCATCCAAGAGTTGAAATTGATCTAATTTTAGGAGGTCAGTTGCGAGGAAGTGGAGATGCCATGAATGAAAAAGCAATCTTCATCAAGTCTCTTGCCAGTAAGGTGTACTTATTCGGAGAAGCGGGCAAGGCGCTCTATGCTGAAGTGGGTGGTAAACTTAATTGCGTATATTTTGAAAAGCTAGATCAGGTGGTATTAGAAATAAAAAAAGATAAAAGAAGTAGAGGGGTTCTCTTTTCTCCTGCTTTTCCTTCCTTTGATCAATATGATAACTACCTGAAAAGAGGAGAGCACTTTGATGCTCTGACTAGTGAGAATCTTGTCCAGTAATTTTTATTGCAGATTTTGGAAGTTTCGCCTGATTATCCCTAAAAGTATCGGCCACAGTGATTTTTAAGAGAAAAACACTTAGAATTACTAAAACAACCTTTGCTAAATTAACTTGCATTTTGCTATAAATCCTTAAAATTATTTAAATTACTAAACTTTTAATACTTTTCGGTTAAAGAAAATAAAATTAAAGGAAAAAAGTAGGAGATTTTCACTTGAGACATAACTTTTCACTAGAAACACAGATTATTGAATCTAATATAGACACTTTCTCGAAGTACTTACGAGATCACTCCATTGAGGCCGCTTATATATCTAGCTTTGATATCTTTATGAATGAGTATGTCCCTTTGCAAGAATGTCATCGCTACTACTTTAGTGGATTCTCTGGATCAGTGGCAGAAGTTCTAGTTCTAGCATCAGGTAAGAGCTTACTCTTTGTAGATGGACGCTATCATGAACAGGCAGATATTGAAATCAAGGCAAGTAATGTTGAAGTTGTGAAGTGTGCTTTTGGCTCAAGTCTGTTTGAAGAGCTTCTTAAAAAGGTCAGTGAACTTAATATCTCCTCACTGTGGATGAATGGAGATAGATCAAGCCTAGGAAGCTATGAGGCCCTAGAAAAAATCATTGATGCAATTACCATCCAAAATGATGAAGCCATTTTTAATATTGTTAAGTTTCAAGAATTTTCAAAAGATGCAACACTCACTTGTGTTAGTAATGTTATTAGCGCGAAAGATAAGGTCGCTAAAATTTTAAATGACTCAGAGGCATTTTGGATTAGTGCCTTAGACTCTATTTCATGGATCACAAATCTTAGAGGATATGGTCTTCCATTTCAAAGTAGTTTTATGGCGAGATGTTTAGTTAAAAGAGATGGAATTTCGCTTGCCGTTCCTACTCATTATGAAGTTAATGAGATGGAAGATTTTATCTCAATTGATAAAATGAACCTTAAAAATTTCTCTAAAGATTGTTCTTTAGAAGGAATTGAAACTATTTTCTATGATCCACAATTAATTAACCTCACTGATTATCAGCAACTTGAAAAGAGAGTTGGTAAAGATCAACTTGTGGCAAAAGCTATGGGGATTACTAAGGCCCATGCTGTAAAAACTGCTGATGAAATAAAGTTAATGAAAGATGCTTTTAGAGCTGGAGATAAATCTATTATCGAAACTCTACGTTGGGTTAGAGATAGCTTCAATAAAGGTGAGAGTATCTCTGAAGTTGATATCTTTCATAAAACAACTCACTTCTATGAAGCGAACGGAAGTAAAGAGCAGAGCTTTGGAACAATCTCAGGCCTAGGGGCAAACTCTTCAATCATTCATTACTCTAGCCCTAGCAAAGATGTTATCGCTAAAGATTCAATGATCCTTTTACTTGATTCAGGCGGATACTTTGAAGCTGGATTTGCCACAGATACTACAAGAACAATTTTTCTTGGCAATGGTGAGGCAAGCGAAAAACAAAAGCTCATCTACACTCTAGTTTTAAAAGGAATGTTACAGGCCCAGTATGCAGTATTTCCTAAAGGAACATGGGGCTCGCAGATAGATGCTCTAGCAAGAAGTCCAATTCTTAGAGCAGGGTTTAACTATGCTCACGGAACAGGGCATGGAGTAGGTATTAATGTGCATGAAGGTGGTCTTAGGTTCTCTCCAACGTCTTCTATAGGTCTAGAACTTGGTAATGTTGGCTCCATTGAGCCAGGTATTTATTTACCTGGTTTTGGAGGAGTAAGACTTGAAAATATTGTTACTGTTGTTGAGCATCCTGAACATAAAGATTTACTTTGTTTTGAACCGCTAGTTTATATTGGATTTGATCATAAGCTAATTAACTTCGATCTATTAGAAGAATGTGAAAAGAAGTGGCTAAAAGACTATGAAAGCGAATGTGAAAAGAGAGGAACACTCTATAGCTAAGCAGCTAGAGTGTTCTGTCTTTTAAATCTTAGTGTAAAGAACATAAGCATTGCTAAAAAAGTAAATGAGAGTAATCCCTTCATCTTATCTTCATCGATATAGGCGATTGTTCCACAGCTAACAGGTTGCTCTCTAGGATATAAATAGCTAACACCATCGTGATCGTCTTGTCCTAGTAATTGTCTATTAGATATATTCGCGTAGTACATAAGAGAGTCTCTAACAGGTGAGTGACCAAGCCCAATTGCATGACCAACTTCATGGGCCAATACTGAGACGAACTCTTCTCGACTT
Above is a genomic segment from Halobacteriovorax sp. HLS containing:
- a CDS encoding M24 family metallopeptidase, producing MRHNFSLETQIIESNIDTFSKYLRDHSIEAAYISSFDIFMNEYVPLQECHRYYFSGFSGSVAEVLVLASGKSLLFVDGRYHEQADIEIKASNVEVVKCAFGSSLFEELLKKVSELNISSLWMNGDRSSLGSYEALEKIIDAITIQNDEAIFNIVKFQEFSKDATLTCVSNVISAKDKVAKILNDSEAFWISALDSISWITNLRGYGLPFQSSFMARCLVKRDGISLAVPTHYEVNEMEDFISIDKMNLKNFSKDCSLEGIETIFYDPQLINLTDYQQLEKRVGKDQLVAKAMGITKAHAVKTADEIKLMKDAFRAGDKSIIETLRWVRDSFNKGESISEVDIFHKTTHFYEANGSKEQSFGTISGLGANSSIIHYSSPSKDVIAKDSMILLLDSGGYFEAGFATDTTRTIFLGNGEASEKQKLIYTLVLKGMLQAQYAVFPKGTWGSQIDALARSPILRAGFNYAHGTGHGVGINVHEGGLRFSPTSSIGLELGNVGSIEPGIYLPGFGGVRLENIVTVVEHPEHKDLLCFEPLVYIGFDHKLINFDLLEECEKKWLKDYESECEKRGTLYS